A stretch of DNA from Gimesia chilikensis:
CCGGGCTTCGGTCAGCTGCCGATATAGCGGGCGTAGACCGTTTTAGCGACCGCGGGATCGTCGGTCCCTTTGATGATTGCGCGTCCGTCGCGGAACAGGCTGATTTCGTAGTCGGGGTTTTTCAGATTCAATCGCAGCAGATAAGGATTGAAGTCGACCTCACCGGAGTGCTTCAGTTTTTCTGCCAGATCTTCAAAGACAATCTTACCTTTATCGGCGGGAGCGACCTGTACCGCGTTACGACCACAGAGCCGCGTGGTGCGTGAGCCCTGTTCCCCTTTCAACCAGACGCGTTCTCCCTGGTGACAGGCTTTGCAGCCCGATTTTTCTCTGAGGTCCGCGACGCTCATCTGTCGATACGAGCCTTCCCAGATATCGACCACGGTGAGTACCGGTTTGATGAGATCTTCTTTCCCGGCGAGCAGCTTGATCGCATCGACGGCTTCCAGGGAGGCGATCACATTGACCGTGGGTCCCAGAATACCCGCGGTGTCGCAGGTTTCGGTGCTGCCCGGTTCGGGAGCGGTATCGATCAGACAACGCAGGCAGGCGGTTTTGCCGGGTAGAATGGTCATCGTCTGACCGGTACTGCCGATACAACCGCAGTAGATCCAGGGGATGCCCAATTCGAGCGAGACATCATTGATCAGATACCGGACTTCGAAGTTATCGGTGCCGTCCAGGATCAGGTCGACGTCTTTGGCGAGGGACAGAATATTGGTATGGTCGATGTCGGCGACAATCGGCTCGATGTTGACGGTACTGTTGATCTTCTTCAGTTTTTCAGCAGCTGCGATTGCCTTGGGCAGTTTGGCTGCGACGTCCGACTCATCAAACAGAACCTGCCGCTGCAGGTTGCTGATCTCGACGAAATCGCGGTCGACAATTTTGATCTGTCCCACGCCTGCGCGAACCAGTGTTTCCGCGAGTACGGTTCCCAGCGCTCCACATCCACAGAGTAAGACGCGGCCCTGCATCAGGTTCGTCTGACCCGCTTCGCCCAGTTCAGAAAAGAGGACCTGACGACTGTAACGTTCCAATTCCGGTTTCATGCTTGCTGACTGCCCGTATGCTGAATGAAGTATTTCCTGAGTCTTATTCTAGCATTCCCCGCCAGGGAAAACAGGGGCGGCGGCAATCCTCGGGTGGTAAAACAACGAACCCCGCTACCTTCGCAGCGGGGTTCGTCTCTGCATACTTCAATTTTTCAACACGGTGCCTAGTCGACACTGATCTCCTGCAGCAGTGACACAAACTGTGGTTTGATCAACTGCTGGTTGGTTTCAGCCCAACCCTTGGAGGCGACATTAACCGTGATCTTCGGTTTGATCCAGGTGGTTGGCCCCTTGGTTTTGACTTTGACGAACGGTGCAAACTGCTCCAGTTTGGGCAGTCTCTGCTGCCATTCTTCCAGAACGTCTGCTGGAATGTCGGTCGCGTTGAGCTTACCGGCATAGGTCAGTTTTTTATTAAACGAGGACGCCAGCAGGACTGTATCGATCCGTCCGTCAGGCAGGGTCGTGTAACCGACCAGCAGACAGTCGAACTCGGGCAGTTGTCCCGTGGTTCCCTCTTCTTCGGGAATCATTTCCTTGCCTGCTTCTTCGGTTCCACCAGCGAAGTCATTTAGAGCATCTTCGAGGTTTTCAGCCCCGTCACCCTCGTGCTGCTTAGCCTGATCAACGATGGTAGAGACGAGGTTCACGTTGGCGGTCTTACGCACTCCCCAGTCGTCAAACAGGGAATCGAATTCAAATCCACCTACAATCGCAAAGGCCCCGACGGTCAGTGTCAGTCCCCAGACCGCCATGTCGAGTTTCCAGGCTCCTTCGGGGAACCGGCTGATGGTGGGTCGCCAGATTTTGAACGGGTTCAGAACGATACTCAAGATCCCGAATTCCGCTGATTTGGAAACCGCATACAGATAGGCGATAAATTGACCGATCAGGAACATCAGCGCTCCTGCGCTCGCCTGGGTCAAAGTCCACAAGCAGAGTTCTGCCGGGTTCTGGGTGAGAAACCGCCCTGCGATACTCAGTCCGATCGAACCGATGACTCCCAGTCCCAGGACCCAGGCCCATTCGGGAATCAACTCCCAGATGGTCTGTGGCTGAGGTTTTTGCTCGGTGCCTGCCTGCAGATCCGGCTGGCCGACACATTTGCCTAACGCGGGATAATAGCCACATTTCGGACACCAGGAAGAGAGTCCCCAGGGTTCGTGCGTACCACATTCGGAGCAGGTTGGCTGTGAATGAGTCGCTTGAGACTCCTCGAGTAACTGATGCTGTTGCGGGTTCATATCTGATTTGGCCCTGTTTTCTGTTGGCGTAGATTGGCGGTAGATTGAGACAAATGGTTTCAGTCACCGTGAACTCTAGCTCACAAAAAACGACATCTATGAAACTGGATATGTATAAAAAACATCAGTTCGGCGGAATTGGGCAGTCCAGAATCCACAGGATCCAAAAAATCGCTACAGCCAGACATCAGATCAGACGTAAAAAAACCGACGCCTTCGAAAAGACGCCGGTTTGATATTTCAGACACACTGTTTGTGAAACAGGCGAATCAGCTTAGTTCACTTTCAGCAGTTCGATATCGAAGATGAGGACTTCGTTGGGTCCGATATCAGGTCCTGATCCCCGCTCGCCGTAAGCCAGATCACTGGGGATGAAGAGCTGCCATTTGTCGCCTTCTTTCATCAGCTGCAGTGCTTCGGTCCAGCCACCGATCACCCGGTTGACGGGGAATGTTGCTGGCTGTTTCCGTTTGTAGGAGCTGTCGAACTCGGTGCCGTCGATCAGGGTGCCCCGATAGTGAGTCGTCACTTCATCGGTCAATTTAGGAGTTTTCCCTGAACCGGATTTGATGACCTTATACTGCAGACCACTCTTAGTGGTTTTGACGCCTTCTTTTTTGGCGTTGTCTGCCAGGAATTTCTTGCCTTTGGCAACGTTTGCCTCGGCTTCTTTCTGCATTTTAGTCTGAGCGTCTTTCTGCAGCTGCTGCTGGAATGCGAGCAGGGTAGCCCGAATTTCGTCTTCGGTCATCTGTGGTTTCTGCTTGGTCATGGCATCCATGATGCCTTTTGCCAGAACCTGGGGATCCAGATCCAGGTTATCCCGCATGAGATTCTGACCGAGATTGTATCCAATACCGTAGCTGACTTTCTGCTTCTGATCTTTCAGCTGGGATTTTTCATTTTGAGCTTGCGCCAGAGACGCGCATCCGAAGAACGCAATACAGAGACAGGCAGTAAGATGCCATTTTGACATGAGTAAAACCTTTCGGTGAATAGTGAAAACGAAGATTTACAGGAGAGACCATACGGGTCGGCGAGATTCCGGACACACGCGAAATGCGCCCGGAATTAGCAGGGGTGTATTGCATGGTGTCCTCTCGCAGAGAGGAACTTGGACGAAATCAGATTCTCAATTATAGGAGAGACGCCCCGGAAGTGTCTACAATAAAGCATCCTCGACCTGAAAAACAGGGGTTTCTCCCGTACTTCTCCGTTCAAATCAACCCAGGAGTCTAGCTCACGACTTTCTGGAAGCGGGTCACCGCTTCGTTGATATTATCCCGGCTGTTGAAAGCACTTAACCGGAAGTAACCTTCCCCTGAGGCACCAAAGCCGCTGCCCGGTGTTCCGACGAGGTGTGCTTTCTGGAGCAGTTCATCGAAAAAGTCCCAGCTGGTTGAATCGCCGGGGGTCTTGAGCCAGACATAAGGGGCGTTGACGCCGCCATAGACTGAGATGCCCACCGCTTCCAGACCTTCACGTAACAAACGTGCATTCTCAAGATAGAAGGAAATCAGTCCCTGGATCTGCTCTTTACCAGCATCGGAGTAAGCTGCTTCCGCACCCCGCTGGATGATGTAAGAAACGCCGTTGAATTTCGTGCAATGTCGGCGGTTCCAGAGTGGATGAATATCGGCAGTTTCTCCGGTCGATGTTTTCCCTTTCAATGACTTCGGGACGACGGTGAACGCACAACGGGTTCCAGTGAAGCCGGCGTTCTTACTGAAGCTGCGGAATTCGATCGCGACATCCCGGGCGCCTTCGATTTCATAAATCGAGTGTGGAATTTCCGGATCGGTAATGAATGCTTCATAGGCCGCATCGAACAGAATGATCGAGCCGTTTTCTTTCGCGTAATCGACCCACTTCTTGAGCGTTTCGCGGGTGGCGACGGTTCCGGTCGGATTGTTGGGATAGCAGAGGTAGATCAGATCGACGGGAGATTCGGGCAGTTCCGCCACGAAGTCGTTTTCCGCCGTCACGGGCAGATAGGTCAGACCTGCATAGCGTCCGCTCTCATCAGCGGCTCCGGTGCGACCGGTCATCACGTTGGTGTCGACATAGACAGGATACACGGGGTCCGTCACCGCGACCTTATTGTCGGCACCGAAGATGTCGAGGATGTTCCCCGTGTCACACTTGGAACCGTCGGAGACGAAAATTTCATCTGCAGCGACATCGATGCCTCGAGAGTGAAAATCAT
This window harbors:
- a CDS encoding FKBP-type peptidyl-prolyl cis-trans isomerase — translated: MSKWHLTACLCIAFFGCASLAQAQNEKSQLKDQKQKVSYGIGYNLGQNLMRDNLDLDPQVLAKGIMDAMTKQKPQMTEDEIRATLLAFQQQLQKDAQTKMQKEAEANVAKGKKFLADNAKKEGVKTTKSGLQYKVIKSGSGKTPKLTDEVTTHYRGTLIDGTEFDSSYKRKQPATFPVNRVIGGWTEALQLMKEGDKWQLFIPSDLAYGERGSGPDIGPNEVLIFDIELLKVN
- a CDS encoding ThiF family adenylyltransferase, coding for MKPELERYSRQVLFSELGEAGQTNLMQGRVLLCGCGALGTVLAETLVRAGVGQIKIVDRDFVEISNLQRQVLFDESDVAAKLPKAIAAAEKLKKINSTVNIEPIVADIDHTNILSLAKDVDLILDGTDNFEVRYLINDVSLELGIPWIYCGCIGSTGQTMTILPGKTACLRCLIDTAPEPGSTETCDTAGILGPTVNVIASLEAVDAIKLLAGKEDLIKPVLTVVDIWEGSYRQMSVADLREKSGCKACHQGERVWLKGEQGSRTTRLCGRNAVQVAPADKGKIVFEDLAEKLKHSGEVDFNPYLLRLNLKNPDYEISLFRDGRAIIKGTDDPAVAKTVYARYIGS
- a CDS encoding LL-diaminopimelate aminotransferase → MALINDHYLKLKAGYLFPEIGRRVNKFCEENPDAAVIKLGIGDVTEPLPAAIREAMHKAIDEMGDPTTFHGYGPEQGYGFLREAIAKNDFHSRGIDVAADEIFVSDGSKCDTGNILDIFGADNKVAVTDPVYPVYVDTNVMTGRTGAADESGRYAGLTYLPVTAENDFVAELPESPVDLIYLCYPNNPTGTVATRETLKKWVDYAKENGSIILFDAAYEAFITDPEIPHSIYEIEGARDVAIEFRSFSKNAGFTGTRCAFTVVPKSLKGKTSTGETADIHPLWNRRHCTKFNGVSYIIQRGAEAAYSDAGKEQIQGLISFYLENARLLREGLEAVGISVYGGVNAPYVWLKTPGDSTSWDFFDELLQKAHLVGTPGSGFGASGEGYFRLSAFNSRDNINEAVTRFQKVVS